TCTTCTAGCGTACGTGGCGCTGTGATCTGATCTCAGGTGATGGCTGATGAAGGAAGGAGGGTGGGCACGGCCAAGGCAGGCAGGCATgcatgcattgcagttgcaggGGGCCCAAAGACATTCTGGATTCAGATTATTGCCAGGCAAAGTGGCAAACCACAGCACCAGATGGGGTCCGGGGCCAATCAGGCAGCCGATTCAGATCTAAATAACTGGACCTCACATCCTCTACTTCCCCTGTACCCACCCACTGATACTTCATACTCCATGGTTCTTGCCCATGCAGCATGTGTTCCTGCTCCCTCCAGAAGCTGCACTACTTGGGGGTTTTTCAGGCGCGGAGATTCTGGTCATTGGCGAGGAATCAGAAATGTGACTTGTTCTTTCTTGCTCCCCTTCCTTGAGACAAGAAGAGGTAGGAAGGAGGAGCAACTGAAAGCCCTTCCTTGAGACAAGAGGTAGGAAGGAGGAACTGAAAGGGCAAAAAGaaaagttcttttttttttctctgaaaAACAGATAGTGGCTCTTCGGATGAAACCAATACTGAAATGAGGCGTGAAAAACCTGCGAGGAAACCCTGAAATTCAGTCTCATGCTGGTGGCCAACCACAACCAGCCAAGGGTTGAGCTCCCCCAAACAAAACCAGGCCGAACCAAACCAAATCGAAAGCACTAATAATAATGCTACTACTAGCTAGAGTGTCCACTGCAAGGCTGCATTACAGATTGCTGGTTGCACACACACACCAGTAGTCCAGGACAGTACACCGCAGCACAGCACGGCATTAAGGCGGCTATCCATTTTGGGATCGCCTCGCCGCTCGCCACATGCTCCCCTGCCCCCCTGCAGGCCTGCACGCCCACATCTCCCCTCCAGGCCCCAGCAGcagccagcaccaccaccaataATTCAGGCTCCGGCCCAGGCCAGATTGCATAGCATTTGCATCTGTGTGACTTCTTGCTGCCAGCACCGTCTCTCTCACCAATCATTAGCCTAATCCGGTCATAAATTACTAGATTCTTTCGGTTACAGACCTGCTAATAAGTAATACTACTAACAACCATGCATATCAGATCACCAGCTGCAGCTGCTGATCAATCACTAGTACTCATTCACTGGCTGACTAAAGAAACACCACAGCAACAGGAGCATGATGAAAGGAACAACATGAGCGGAAGAGTGAGTGATTCTCAGTCTCACCTCCCACACCACCAGTCACTCGAGCGCTAGCACTAGCAGGTTGCAGGCACCAATAAGTCAGGGGGGCACCAAGAACAAGAGCAGCtacacaaatgaagaagaagaaaacgaaATCCATGGAGACTCAGCATCAGTTTGgttgatggatggatggatgcaaCAGTGGAATGCAATGCAGCTAAGCTATAGCTAGACTGATGAGATCAGCAGCAGATTAACAAAGAAAGAGCTTCCTATGCAAGGGTGAAGTGACCACCGTCGTCATCAGTGAATTCAATCAGCATTAGACTCTTGATCAATGTCGTCCCCCCAGTCCTGGCACTGGTTGGTCGGTCGGTCACTCCAGCCGCAGCTGCGGTGGCGGGCTCCGGCTGGGGCTCCGTCCGGTCCTGCCGGGCTCCGGGAGCGGCATGCCGAGCTGGCCGCCCTGCGGCCCCTGCTGCTGCGGGTCGCCGGGGAGCCCGTCGTGGCCGCACCGCGCCAgggtgtgcttgttgttgtgcatCCACACCTTGAGCACGCGCCGCTTCACGCCCACCTCCTGGCAGAAGCGCTGCACCGCCGCGTCGTCCAGCTTCTGCAGCCGCCACCCGGCCTCCTCCGCGAAACCCAGCATGCGGGCCTTCTGCTCCGCCGTGAACTTGGTCCGGAACCGCTTCCGGGCAGGCGGCTGCTGCGCATGCGCCGGCCCCGGCGCGTGCGCGTCGTCGGACTCCGCCGACGCCGAGCTGTGGTGCTGCGGCTGCTGATGGTGCATGGCGCTCAGCGGCATCACCATGCGCGTCGGCGCCGGGGGCAGCGCCGCCACCAGCAGgccccggtggtggtggtggtggtgcgccgCGGCCAGCGGGCTCAGCGGGCTcagtgggtggtggtggtggtggtgcccgTGCAGctgccgcgcgtcgccgccgccgcccggcggcTCCTTGCGGTGGAAGTTACGGTGGCACCCGCACGCCGAGCACCGGAGCGCGTCCAGCGACCCCTCCTCGCCAGCCGGCATGAACTCGCCGCACCCGTCCGTCGCGCTCCCGCCGATGGCCGCCGCGTGGTTCTTCAGGCACTCGCGGTACCTCACCCCTGCCCCGCCGACTCCGCCTCCGGCGCCCACGGGCACCACCGCCAGCTGCCGGTTCTTGGCCTCCTCCGCCACCACGTCCGGCGGCGACATGTGCCGGCCGTTCGCGCCATGGTTATGCTGCTGCTGCGGATGCTCGTGGTGCCCGTGGTGAACGCCCAGGTACGGcgatcctccgccgccgccgccggcgtgcaTTGCCATCGGCAGCTCGCCCTGCGTCCCGGAAAGATCCATGCTTTGTTGCTCACTTCCTCCTCCGCAGCCGCAGCTCCTGTCCGGCGCTGCAACAAATCTGCAATGGCGCGCGCGCACGCACACAAACAAACAATTGAAACAAACAAAGCAGACTAGCAGCGGGAATTTCAGCAGGAAGGTGAAGTGAATGCCAAGACGACAGCTTGGAGGTTCCAAGCAATGATGTATGAGCAAACAAGAATCTGGCATGCCTTGGGACGCTCAAAAGGTGAAGAAGGAAGGGGAGAAAAAAAGATTTATTcttggggagagagagagaacaaaaaGTGCTGAGGTTTGTGGACCTTGCGGTGGCCTTGGGATCTTGCAAGAAGATACCAGTTGCAAACTCCAAGATGTGGTTAACTCCTCTACTGCTAGTACTCCTAGGAGTATGTTTCAAGGTCTCTTGGGCACCTCACCATGGCCATGCAGAAGAAGATCAGCAGTAGTAGAATGGTGGTATGGATGTAGTGGCTGCTCTCTGCAAAGGCTTTGCATTCACACCACTCCTCCTACTTGGCTACTTGGTTGCTGTGTATTGCTTTCCCTTGTGTACTCTTCAACACAGAGACAGGCATGGACCAGCCTTTGACCTCTCTACTCCTGCTCTCCTCGACTCTAGCATGTTAAACATTCTTTGCTTTTGTTGTGAGAAGAACAGCGTAGAAACAAAGGGGAGGGACAGAAACCAAAGGTGAAGAAGAGATGGAACAACAAAAGAAACAAACAAAAATGAATAGGGAGTAAACAAACCTTGTGGCTGCCGCGAGGGGCTTAATCAGGACGGCAaggagggagcaagctcatgccTTGTCAAACCTTGGCCGCCATTGCTGGAAGAAAACCACCTTGTGGTTGCGGCCTACTACAAACTACTGCAAAATGGTAAGGAAAATACAGGGGGAATGTCAAGGTTTAGATGCAGTATAGGCTATGAGCTAGATATGCATGGCCAATGGGGGGAGAGCTTGCTGTATGTTTCTGAGATGTGGTGCTGTGTAATAAAGACAGGGGATACAGCAAGAGAAATACTCCAAGCTTCTGctgcttgctttgctttgcttgcaCTGTCAGGAATCCAAGCTTgtttcagagagagagagagagagggcctgTGGGCAGTGGCCTTGTGTGATGTGTCAGAGCTGTACTGCTGCAATGGTGAGAAGAGGGCCGGAGCTACACGAGCTGAGCGCGTCCATGGATGTCCCCACTCAACAGATTTTTATTGAATGTTGTAAAAAAACCGATTTTTATTGAATtgaaaattgaaaatattcagaATAATGAGTGTTTTGTTCAGTTCCTTTCTCCTCTTTCCTTTCCTGTTTTCTGAGAAAGGGATCGCCTAGAAAACGAGTTTAAGCATTTAATTCTTTTTGTGCGCATTCGCAAAAGAAAACACACACACAGACATTATGCTGCATGCTATACTTTCTTTCTGAAATAGCTCGATGCGTTTTATCCTGTAAATTGAGTGTGGAGCATGGTGTTCTTGATTCCTTCTGTCCCATTCTCTTTCCGTCTGGAATATACAAAAAATAACCTTGTGTAAATTCAGAGAAATGGTTTGTTTTGCTTGTATTTATCCCTGGTATGGTATCCACAAGTATTTATAACTAAAAAACGTCTATTATATTTCCCCCCTTTGTTTTGGTGTACAAATATCTTGTTTCCATGGTTGAGCAAATTTATGCAAACATTATAAGTCTATATAGTTAATAATATTTGTATACTATCTCCATGTTTTCAGTTGAAGAATTGCTACTATCAAATTCTTTATGCCTCCCCATGAAAAACACTAGAACGAAAACTGAAGGTCACACCAGCAAAGGCAAGTTCTTCACCAATATTTCCCTGCCACCTGTGCTGAATCTATTTCAGTGGAAGTTTCTTTTGGGGAGTCAAACTTGTCCAGAACAATGGGAGCATGCATCAATCTAGCTAGTGGAAGCAAAATCACAGTTAGGATATAGTAAATATTAGATTAGAGTAAACGAAGACTCCGTCAGAGCCATGTCCAATAGTTTTAATTTGCACCACATGTATCCCTGTCACTCCCAGCAGATTCTTATCATTTAGCAATTTGCGCATTATTTGAGTCATCAATTGCTGTATGGGCACTTgtgcagaaaaaaaaaattaatccaGGTCCACTAATCCTAGCTTTAGTTTGGATCATGCGCAAAACCCTTGGCTTTCCTGATGGTGAAATGTGTGGTGGCTAACACTGTCTACTCACTGAACAACATTCTTCTGCCTGTGAAGAAAATTGACAGGCCTTCTTTTAAGGCTCAGGTGGGGATTACAGTACAGATCTGTGCCGTTCAGTGGGGTATATATATGGTGCTGTATTTACTAGTGACATTTAATTTGCAGCTGCTGGGTTAGTGAGAGGCTAAGAGCTAGCTCATTTGAAAGGCTAAAATTCCACTTGATTTTCGAAACA
The sequence above is drawn from the Miscanthus floridulus cultivar M001 chromosome 15, ASM1932011v1, whole genome shotgun sequence genome and encodes:
- the LOC136508584 gene encoding zinc-finger homeodomain protein 3-like, which encodes MDLSGTQGELPMAMHAGGGGGGSPYLGVHHGHHEHPQQQHNHGANGRHMSPPDVVAEEAKNRQLAVVPVGAGGGVGGAGVRYRECLKNHAAAIGGSATDGCGEFMPAGEEGSLDALRCSACGCHRNFHRKEPPGGGGDARQLHGHHHHHHPLSPLSPLAAAHHHHHHRGLLVAALPPAPTRMVMPLSAMHHQQPQHHSSASAESDDAHAPGPAHAQQPPARKRFRTKFTAEQKARMLGFAEEAGWRLQKLDDAAVQRFCQEVGVKRRVLKVWMHNNKHTLARCGHDGLPGDPQQQGPQGGQLGMPLPEPGRTGRSPSRSPPPQLRLE